The genomic region GCGGTTTTACAGACTCAACATCCCCGACGTTGTTGTCAACAAAATCCAGAACAGAAAGCTCCTCCtttattgattaaaaaaaaaaattagaaaaagacCCGTTGTTTGACGGGACATTCCCAAAATAATTTAAGACATAATcaaaagttaaataatttttaaaacccAACATAAAATCACCCTGAAATTCAATAGCTAtacaaaaatgataaaagaaatgACTTACTAGGGGATGAAGGAACCGCTGACCATCCTCACTTCTCTGCAACAAAACATGCTCAAACGGCTGGTTTGCATTGTTAACCAAAATGTTAAACTCCTCCTGAGACCTCCGAATGCTTGGTATATGAAACGGAACCTTGGGCTTCGTCGCCGCCACAGTTTTCTTGTCCTTGGCAGCCACCTTCACGGCGGTGGAAACCTGACTCGAATCATCGTTCCCACTGGCCGAAGCCAACCCAGTGGacccctttttcttcttcttcccacaCACCAACTGAAACCCATCGTCTGTGTCCAATGCCGCACTCGTCGGCCGCTTGGCCTCCTCCGCCTCCTTCCTCACCCTCTTGAACTCATCCACCGACGAGTCAAACCTCTCCAGCACCTCGTCGTTCACATTAACGAGCCAATCGTACCCGTCGTCCAAGTCTTGGGGGAAAGCCATCGGTTTCCCCAAAACGGGCGCCGATGAGCCAATCGAGCCGAGCATCGTCTGCGCCTCCTTGGTGATTTTCTCGATCGGGGCTTTGAATTCGTCGAAGTTGCGGTAGAAATAGAAGTCCTTGCTGTTAGGCAAGAATCGCGAGGAGCCGGAGAGCTTGGAAATCGACGAGGAGAGTGGGCCTTTGGTTAGGTTTTCTAGGGCGTCGGACCTCGACTGCAGCGGCGGAGATTGGTTCACTGTCATGGCGTCTTGGCTCATGGTGGTTGTGCAAATGGGGGATTTTATCGGTTAGGGTTTTGGTAGGGTTTCATTTACAGTTACTTTTGCCTCCCTGGTGATCACCAACGTTTCGTTCCTTGGCCGTTGTTTGTTAGATTATACCTATATACCGGGATGTCACGTGATATTCGTGATGAAGATTGTGCGAGTAGTTTttcagtttcttttttttttttttttttttgatcaaaAGTAGTTTTTCAGTTTTACCAACATAATTAATGCATGAGACGTTTGTCTGTCACAAAAATGGAAAGGACATTATTGGGACAAAGACTAATGAATATATGagtttggagagattttttaatgcgGTATGTGTACGAACTAATGCACAAGTGTAATAATGCAATTgtttaacatttaaaaaaaaaaaaatcaaccaattgTAACGTGACCGTATTCcgagcacattgaaaaatttctagcaagtttgattttcaattttgaaaatggAATTAATGAATGAGATGCATGCGATTTGCTATTtgctatttttgtttttttttaaaaaattcaaccaaTAATTATTTCGATACTTTGTTACTTATAACTGACTTATTGtgtaattcaatttaatttcacttatattatacAAGTATCAAAGTGATCTAActcaatttaaataatattacttaagttcaaattcggCTTGAACTCGGACAATACTAATCGATATGCTCAAACTAGGTTTAAAGGGTTTTTCCTAATTCGAATAATATTTTGTAGACCACATATGAATTTCCTATATAATAAAGAATCATGAGACGTATTTGTATAAGTGAGATGGTTCAAATGTGTTTTACAACCCTAATCACATTGAACATGTCCCGGAATTAGTTTGGTCTCTaggaaatattttttaattgtaaaattaattttacTTCACCCGAATCCCTATATTATAGGTTAATTAAATCATTCACCCGAATccctaaataaaaattaatttctcCTTATTTGgaattgagaggtcttagattcgaatctGGTGGATGGTGAATTcttaccaaattaggttgcccattgcaAATGGGAAAAACATCCTCGCCGGATCTGTTTCCTAAGGATCCCGCGATCGTAActgttcatcatacattgtgcagtcagttttcattagatattatttatatttaattttaaaatttaaaatgatttatgaccgtataatatacgatgaacgatcacgatcgtgggatccctaggatccccataAAAAGAATCCGGAAAAGATCATTTTCCATACAAAAGACCTCTTAAAACTCTAATGACATTTTAATTGGAACTAGTCTTTTGCACGTAGATGTGCAcgcaaaagaatttttttttttttttttttttagtgaatcttaataaaaaaacttatagtactatttactttaacgaaaaactatatttttatattaaaaagtccATTCTGGTACTACTCACTTTAtaccttattttgtctttatcattaaaactcaaaattttcaaattttttttttttaaaatcatgtGTGCTACACGCGGCTAAAGATATTTTTTATATGTTGATAAATGAGTTTAAAAAATGGGATTGGGTCACATATTTTTCAACGTGTCAAATTTTGGTATGTTTTGATACATTAACTTCCAAAAAAACAATATGTACATAAAAAAACCGAAAGCCTACTTGTAACATGATTGCCATGACCAAATTATACTCTCTTTTAATGTATCAAACAAAGTGAAATATCAACAATCATATGTAAACATATCATATACTTGTGACATGAAGCCATGCTCACcataagttttgaaaattagcCACATGTGCATATGTAAACATATCGTTATACAAACCATTCTTACCATGGGCTTTTAAATTGGAGGGCATTTAGGTCCATTTAAGTAAGAATTTGGTTACGTTTGAAAGATATTTGGGGCATTTGTTTGCCCTTACTAAGTGTCACTAAATTAAACTGAACTAACTATTAGTCTAATCTTGTGTTTGATAGCATGCAGGACTAGTGTTAATAAGACTAGTCTGAAGTTGCATAGACTAAAAGGCATCACTAAAGGTTCTTAGCGGAGTACCCGAAAACTGTGGGACTAGCTAAGAATTGACTCTCTCTGCTCTCTGTTTCACTCTCTCttactctctccctctctccttgcCCAGAACCCAGAATCATGAGATCTCATATCTGCTTTTTCCGTGCACATCTCGAGTTTATCGCCGAGCTCACTGTCGAAAGGGAATACTTCTCCTCTGCTCAAATGCTCGGCTTCCTCAACTCCCAATATTGCTCTCGACCATCACGTTTATCAGCTGGGACATCGTTGGCAAACTCCACGATGCCAACCAAAACCTAGAAGACAAAAAATACCAATTTGCCAAAACCCAAATGAAATTCAAAAGCTTGTGAAAAATTCAGGAAAAAAAACCCATATGACAAATCAGAAGcttttgttgagaatgaatgaaaaaaaatggaatttcatGATGAGGGAGAAAGTGGTGAAAAAGAATAGAATTTGGTGACGAGGGAGAAAGTAAAATGAGAGAGACATAGAGGCAGATGGACgggaaggagaaaaaaaatagagagaaaacGAGTTCtacaaaagtaaaagaaaaaagaaaaagaaaaaaaaaatgtaaaagaaagaattaaatatttttatttttattattttagtttttaatccgataaaacataaaaaatttcactaaatTAATCTAGTTTAGTCAGTctaaaccaatttattttaGTCCATAAAGTTAATCCGGTGCAATAAACACACCCATTGTGTCAAGTTTTGGTATATTTGCAAGAACCCTTATATGATgacatgaatttgaatttcgtTGATAGCTAATTTAAcgtctaatctaacaaaatcaatcgtttgataaaaaaaaaaaaagttttggtaTATTCTATTGCTTCCCTCGGCTGCACCTGTCTCAGTACAACTGGCGGCTCGTCCAGTCTACACTGCCAGCATCCCAGCTCCACCTCCACCCGCCTTCCGTCCTTCCTCCGGCAAATGTAAGTCgtcacttcttcttcttcttcttttcctatTTTTTGTAAATGAATTTATGAATTGTGTCTGAATTCTGATATAGTGATTTTAGACTTAGTAATCAATGTTGATGGGTTTTAGTTGATAGATTTTTTTAGGGATTTTACGATTTCAGTTAATGCCCAATTTCTCATTTCGCATAATTCCTAACCTTTTAGGGACTTAAAGGTTCAGATGACAGTAAAGATGAGAGCTTTGGATGATTTCACATAAATGTCTAATTTCAAATTTCCGACTTGGGTTTGTAATTGAGGTCGGCAGCTTTGCGGATTCTGTCCACTCCAATTTTTAAACCCTAAATCCGTCCCTGCTCAATTGCGAATGCCATTTGGTATTCTTTCACATATATTATTGTTCATCATCTTCCATATCCAGTGTTTGGGATCACCATGACCGTCTTCTCTTCCCCTTTGCAATGTTGTATACATTAGGTTAGGTTCCGGTTTTTCGTTTTCcttttctaaaaatttgttgGAGATTGTACCTCTGACTGTTagcatttttttgtttatgttttatgtttctTTATTTTGGTTACAATGGACGGCTGGACTAGTTGCTCtccttatttttttgaatttgttaccagCCATAGATTCATTCTTCGTCCACCGGCTTAAAAACTTGTGTGCTAGTACATGAACATGGAGTCTTTAGCTGTATTCAACAACTCATTCTCACTCAGCTCTCCCTCACATGACCACTTCATCCCAAAAAACCTTCGATCCTCTCGTATGGTGTCTTTGCAATCTCACGGACAAATGCCCAAGCTGGAGGTCCGATGTGCTGCCCTGACCCAGTCCACTGACCCCAAGTCCAAGGAGGCCAAGCTCTGGGGTGGTCGCTTTGAGGAGAGCGTGACTGATGTTGTCGAGCGATTTACCGAGTCCATCTCGTTCGACAAAGCCCTCTACAAGCATGATATCATGGGCAGCAAGGCTCACGCTTCCATGCTAGCCAAACAGGTACTTTCtcttttcccattttttttatttctttaagttttgtttttctgggATCTGTTTGGTTAGAGGGGAAGCTTTATTCTTTATTATGTTTTAGGGATTGATTACTGTTAATGACCGGGATAGCATCCACGAGGGGCTGAGTGAGATAGAAAGGCGAATTGAGAGTGGTGAGTTTGAATGGAGGACCGACAGAGAAGATGTGCACATGAACGTTGAGGCAGCGCTGACTGATTTGATCGGCGAACCAGCTAAGAAGCTCCACACGGCTCGGAGCCGAAACGATCAGGTTATGACAGATTTCCGATTGTGGATCCGAGACGCGATTGATGCAATTGGTGTGAAGATTAAGTATCTTCAAGTTTCGCTCGTCAAATTGGCAATCAAGAACGAGGGTGTGATTGTTCCCGGTTACACGCATTTGCAAAGGGCCCAACCTGTTCTGCTTCAGCATTTGCTCTTGGCGTTTGTTGAGCAGGTTTGTATCTGTATAGCTTTGCACAATGCAATTCTTTGCATAACTTATtaacatatatttatatggTTTGTGGCCCTTGTATTGTGGTAGTTGCTTTGTAATCATACATTGTTTGTAGTGTTTTTAGCGACTTGATAGTTGGTTTGTGTATGAATTTGTCAATTAGTTGTTATTACTATATAAAAATTGAAGCTTATGAAGTTTTCTTGGCCTCAGTATATGCATGGCCTTTGGAAGAGACTAATTTTGGCACTTTTTCTTGTTATGTAGCTTGAACGTGATGCTGGCCGTTTACTGGATTGCAGAGTGAGGTTGAATTTCTGCCCTTTAGGCGCTTGTGCATTGGCCGGCACAGGACTTCCAATTGATCGGTTTATGACCTCTGATGCTTTAGAATTTACTGCTCCTATGAGGAACAGGTATGCCCCTTGGTTTGACTCTTTGGTTGGGATCGAAGTTGACTTGTGCCAGTGAGCGGCAGCATGGAGCTATGTTGCCTTTTTGTTTCATTGGTACTCTGCAAAAGATGTTGTAAACTGGCCAATAGTTAACAAATTAGTCAGTTACTTTATGGCATTCTCATGCCATCTCCTTTTCCGGTTTTcccttccaatgcacatgagaCTGAAACATACATGATTATAGCTGTATGGTTCAGTTTCGCTTTTcgttctaataaaaaaattgcatgGAACTCTGTGAAAGAAGCAGCTGATACATTATCCTTTCTTTTAACTTAGGATTGATTATTATTTCTCTGTTTCTTACATTAACAATAACAAAGATTAATAATGTTTATCCACTTGTTGGCAAACGCAATCGTACAACTTATCATACATTCATCACGCTTTGCTGTGAAGTCATACAAGTACATTAGCTATGCCCAATGACGTCAGTTAAATGAGTGACAGTGTATCTTGGTGCCATCAGTTGCGTCTAAATCTTGTGGTTGGTTGTGTATTTCATGcttatttttatgtgttttcatCAAATAAtgatttatttcttttcttaatgTAGTATTGATGCAGTGTCAGACCGAGATTTTGTCATGGAGTTTCTTTCTGTTAATGCCATAACAGCAATTCATCTCTCCCGGCTTGGTGAAGAATGGGTACTGTGGGCTTCAGAGGAGTTTGGATTTGTCACGCCAAGTGACAAGGTTTCAACAGGAAGTAGTATCATGCCTCAGAAGAAAAATCCAGATCCAATGGAACTTGTCCGTGGAAAGTCCGCTAGAGTAGTAGGAGACCTGGTTACCCTTCTCACATTGTGCAAAGGACTTCCCCTTGCTTACAATCGTGATTTGCAGGTATaatcttctcttttctttttttaatttacatgcAATCAGCACGGAAAGGCAGGGGTTCAGTTGGGTCTGTTCACTCTTTACGTTCTCGAGCCTGAAGCTAAGGTCTTAGACGGATTTGCATGCGTGTTACTTATACAGAAACACAATGCTACATAAAAGGATCTATTCCGCTTGCACTTACCATGTATAAAATTCATTGGTCTTTTAACTAACCCTGCAATATTTCGAGTATGATCACAAAAGGTTCTTTCTTTTCCCCTTGAGACAGGAAGATAAGGAGCCTGTCTTCGACAGCGTGAAGACAATATTAGGGATGCTTGAAGTGTCTGCAGAGTTTGCACAAAACATTACCTTTAACAGGGAGAGAATACAAAAGAGTTTACCTGCTGGTCACCTTGATGCCACAACGCTTGCCGATTATCTCGTGAAAAAGGCAAGTTCTTTTGACTAACTTTCATTTTTGCCAATTATAGACGGAGCTTAGGACGTCTGAACTTAAATCACCATTCTATTTACGCGTTTTACGATCACATGTAGTTCGTAATATTTGTCAATAATTGCTACTGAAGTTGCTTCTCTTGTTTTATAAAGGGAATACCCTTCAGAACCTCTCATGACATAGTTGGAAGGGCAGTTGCCGTGTGCGTCTCAAAAAGTTGCGAACTGCAGGCATTGGGTGTCGATGAGCTCAAAAGTATCGATCCAGTGTTTGAAAAAGATGTATACGAATTTCTCGGAGTAGAGAATGCAGTGAAGAAATTCTCCTCGTATGGTTCCACAGGTTCAGCATGCGTCGCCAGTCAGCTCGATCATTGGGTTACAAAACTTGAAATCAACAAAGGGGTCTGACAAACTCTTGGTGCTGGAGATACTTAACATGGATTGCTGAAATCGATTAGGAACCCGTCGCCGGAAACTCTGAATTTGTGCTTCACCGAGGACCGACTAGTCTTGAATAGGTGGAGTTAGCGAGTCCGAAAGATGCGAACTTCTTTCGGGAAGTACATACAATTTTGTAGTATTTTAATTTCTAGATCTGAAGGCTCAGATTGTTGTTCGTGAAGTTCTATTTGGATCAATTCACACAATTTTCCTTAATTTGGTTGATAATTTCAACAGTTATTGATACGGGGTCATTCCAAGCTAACAAGGCTATCCGCATTGTAAGAGACGGGGAGGCATGTTTATCGTTCAACGGTTATTGATAATTCCATACAAATTGCCCCGGGAGTTGAACACAAGCCATGTAACATCCCATCAACTCCAACCAAACTTAAGTTCAAGCTCATTTCTAAGTCAATTCAAGCCAATCATGCATTGTCGCTTAAAAAGTGATTATGCATGCCTCTtcctttcaaaaaaaaagaaaaaaaattataggaaaaggatactgttgaccctaataattacaagacctacgtggcgcgcaggccgagcaactagtaagctaactacgtcattcggttgaatgcggggcgtgccaactcgtcggccgagctcggccgaggagtacaatttgttgatgtcgcttggagcgcgtcgttgacttctgtatcttgcgattgcgaccgaggaaggaacgctctcggtctctgagttctacagcctgaagacaaggctgccaattctgcggagttcaataatcgtcggagcccgattcggtcaccgtgattatattcgtgagagtataagcacgtcgaatcgagaccaaggtgtatgggcacaggtactcgaacgtgatgtatgtcttgatggtaaacgtagttcggccgtcggaatgccgaaccctgaaacctacttgcgagtatccaatcataaaaccactcggcgtcctgtacgccgagcaatgtgattcgtaacacctaactatgccgagaaagcttagcaaggtgacctctgccaacaaaggttcgaaaacctttctcgaccgagacttggatagataatcggtcgacctcgacgcagtgctgtttatccaaactgaaggtgcttctcggtcggctgattctgcggcagcagtgctgtttatccaaactgaaggtgctcgccgggcgcttccacagtgctgtttatccaaactgaaggtgtgtcggcaggaaaagaaaaggaaaaaaaaaactaaaggtgtttgagaggttttgcgcagggcaattgtatgctgattctGAAGatccttttctgttgcatgatttcttgtatttatagtcccccattccttgaatctgactccgatttggatcgGGAGTCCTTTTCCCAattcgcctcttcctcgaacaatcctactcctactgggattctgaattttccttcttttcgggacttcattccttgctggtcgagaatcctaattgcatcaggatttcctcgacctttctatttatccggATTACCTCTGAtgggatttggccgaccctgccagctggcccgggccttattattcggcccatagtatttatcatctccttgggccgagcacatcctgctgctcggcccagcaataatatttcgggcccaaacattgccccctcgcttctgaggtcgccgactgttagctcttggtcgggcctcgaccttgaagaagcgaaaacgtttattgcttttttgaacttaatgaccgttattcctgCGCATTTATGAAGCATGATTGCACTTTTCTTGCTGCCCCCAaagcgtggccacgtgtcgattctccgccgctcttaaaactttcaatcgtgggcctcgaaaccgtgcgCTAACTGAAACGTCTCATCCTTATTAATGCCTTAAAACTGGCgtcgcacgcaatcgtgcgtcctggattttcgactcctcgatcccctcttcgcagtttcccaaaatatccgaaatgattgagcctttcccggttaaatttccccccaatttgaaCCAGTGCCTTTTGAATCccagacgtttgatattcatcctgaaaggcctataaatacccatatTTCTGCCATTTGCCTTTTACGCTTTCAGAAATTCTAAAATCTCAAATTCCTCATCCTTGTTCGTTCAAATCAAACCTTCAAGTTCTTCTGCAATACCTTCTTTTTCCAGAAACATCACTTCTCCACAAATGGCCTCCTTCATTTCAAAGTTCTCTGATGAGATCAACAAGTGCAAGGATTTCGTCGACCGGAGCGCCGTCAAGACGCTACGATTTGAAGAAGACATGGCCACGACCCACCAAATTCTGGGTCCCCTTTTCAGAGACACAGTGCCGTCGTCTGTCACTAACCTGCTCAAGGAACAGTGCCTAACACCCCTGCTGCAGGGGTTCGACTGGTCGAAATGGACTCTGGCGCGGCCTCAGGGAGCCTGGCCGTCGACTACTGCGGCTTGGGCTGCCTGGGTCGACCGGATGAGCACATTCTTCTCCAAGGAATGGAAGGCTTTGGGTATTTATGATGCCATCATCCTGTCGACCATGGAGGTcgccatggataaggagctgcttatggcggccctgagtctatggtgttcggccaccaacaccatgatcctGCCTTTCGGCCCACTCGGCCCCACAATCCTTGACGTctcggccatccttgggacttccccgaccggccttcctattgacgctgccctttccggatacccttctcctctcgacctgaaggcactATTCGACGAAAGGGCCGTCGAGACGCTAAGCCGGGACGACCGGGagccctcaagggaagaagttcagaagctgcACAAGAATTTCTTCAACTATAACACGCTCATTCTTCActtcgccggccgaggcgaagaaggtcttaggaagggagagcacgaggccttcctcttctactggtacaacaaattcatctgtTGTACCAGGTCAAATAAATGTCTGGTGAAGaatatgccggtggcccaggcactgGCTAATGGTCGCTTGCTGGCGCTCAGTCCAGCCATCCTTGCCAACCTCTACCGCTGCCTGGCCGAGGCGACCATTGGCAAGATcgacccgcaccagaacggacccctctgggtgttccaactctggttgcaggtcTACTTCTCCACCCTTCGACCGGAGGTTCCTGCCTTCCAGCGAACGGCCGCCCTCGGCCTTCAACTGGCCTCTCGACCAGTGCCACCTCACCGGGCAGCCGAGGTTTTCAAACACTTCCTCAGCCTCGACGTCCTCTCGGATGATGAGTTCTTGGTGTGtcggcgccaggagtacccaTCCTCGCTTAGACTCCCTACGGCAGCATGGGCCGAATCTGAGGATGCGGGCATCCGCCAGCGCTGGGGGTCGTTTGTCTTGGCTCGCGACCTTCCTCTTGGTTGCGATGCTCGCCGAGCCAGCTGGGAGGTTTATCACCCTCATTTTctcgcccggcagctcggctatcTTCAAGGCTGTCCAGTCCCCCTGCTCGCCTCTCGGTCGCTCCTAAGTCGGGGACGTCTTACTGGTTCCTCTGAAAGGGAATGCAAGACGTCAGACCAGGAGTTCCAGGAGAAGTGCAAGAAATTTCGGCTTCGGCCGACGGTTCCTGAGTCTTTGGGAACTGACACCTTCGGGGATTGGTGGGAGGAATATACCGGAGACTTCTTCGGCGCCCCGGCCGAAGATCTGGTAAAGAAAATCTTCGGCGATCGGCCCAGATCAGCATCCTCGACTCACCCTAAGGAGTCGGCCC from Pyrus communis chromosome 9, drPyrComm1.1, whole genome shotgun sequence harbors:
- the LOC137745753 gene encoding argininosuccinate lyase, chloroplastic-like; the protein is MNMESLAVFNNSFSLSSPSHDHFIPKNLRSSRMVSLQSHGQMPKLEVRCAALTQSTDPKSKEAKLWGGRFEESVTDVVERFTESISFDKALYKHDIMGSKAHASMLAKQGLITVNDRDSIHEGLSEIERRIESGEFEWRTDREDVHMNVEAALTDLIGEPAKKLHTARSRNDQVMTDFRLWIRDAIDAIGVKIKYLQVSLVKLAIKNEGVIVPGYTHLQRAQPVLLQHLLLAFVEQLERDAGRLLDCRVRLNFCPLGACALAGTGLPIDRFMTSDALEFTAPMRNSIDAVSDRDFVMEFLSVNAITAIHLSRLGEEWVLWASEEFGFVTPSDKVSTGSSIMPQKKNPDPMELVRGKSARVVGDLVTLLTLCKGLPLAYNRDLQEDKEPVFDSVKTILGMLEVSAEFAQNITFNRERIQKSLPAGHLDATTLADYLVKKGIPFRTSHDIVGRAVAVCVSKSCELQALGVDELKSIDPVFEKDVYEFLGVENAVKKFSSYGSTGSACVASQLDHWVTKLEINKGV